A window of the Mus pahari chromosome 1, PAHARI_EIJ_v1.1, whole genome shotgun sequence genome harbors these coding sequences:
- the Nccrp1 gene encoding F-box only protein 50 produces MACPAPPPPVNLDPRNQDPVAQTLGMEKTPDRDSGRMEAEGSLNSEELPPHPQSPPPPPSPRSPTSPVTPELPQPNAPTEVEARQLLVEEWGPLSGKLELPPSISWQLLFLERPLYRNLLSSPNPEGINIYQPAPPTGPTRKPLKELGNFRGWYITTQNLQGPLSWTVKEQCVNLLAKKLWEELLDDEQPDITIMDWFEDSRLDQCVYELHVWLLAADRRTVIAQHHVAPRTNGRGPPGRWIQVSHVFRQYGPGVRFVHFQHKAKNRMEPGGLRRTRVTDSSVSVQLRE; encoded by the exons ATGGCTTGTCCcgcccctccacccccagttaACCTGGATCCTAGGAACCAAGACCCAGTCGCCCAAACCTTAGGGATGGAGAAGACACCGGACAGAGACAGTGGCAGGATGGAAGCCGAGGGGTCCCTGAACTCCGAGGAACTGCCGCCGCATCCCCAGTCCCCGCCACCACCGCCGTCCCCAAGGTCTCCCACGTCCCCGGTGACCCCGGAGCTCCCGCAGCCCAATGCACCGACTGAGGTTGAAGCCAGGCAACTGCTGGTAGAAGAATGGGGACCCCTGAGCGGGAAGCTGGAGCTGCCCCCGAGCATCAGCTGGCAGCTGCTGTTCCTGGAGCGGCCGCTCTACCGCAACCTGCTCAGTTCACCCAACCCGGAAG GCATTAATATCTACCAGCCGGCGCCCCCCACGGGTCCCACCCGGAAGCCCCTGAAGGAGCTGG GTAATTTCCGTGGATGGTACATTACTACTCAGAACCTCCAGGGGCCCCTCAG CTGGACCGTGAAGGAGCAGTGCGTGAACCTGCTGGCCAAGAAGCTGTGGGAGGAGCTGTTGGATGATGAACAGCCTGACATCACCATCATGGACTG GTTCGAGGACAGCCGCCTAGACCAGTGTGTTTATGAGCTGCATGTCTGGCTATTAGCAGCTGACCGCCGCACGGTCATTGCCCAGCACCACGTGGCCCCTCGGACCAATGGGAGAGGACCCCCTGGCCGCTGGATTCAG GTGTCCCACGTCTTCCGCCAGTACGGCCCCGGAGTGCGCTTTGTCCACTTCCAGCACAAGGCTAAGAACCGCATGGAGCCTGGGGGACTGCGGAGGACAAGAGTGACCGACTCCTCCGTGTCTGTGCAGCTCCGGGAGTGA